The Sorangiineae bacterium MSr11367 genome window below encodes:
- a CDS encoding acyl-CoA thioesterase has protein sequence MSDILETTDRYRWFCPITTRWMDNDVYGHVNNVTYYSYFDSAANLFLIREGGLDIAESTVIGVVVESRCTYREAVAYPDAIRAGLRVDKLGNRSVTYGIGIFREDGERACAHGYFVHVFVDRVTRQAVPIPEKIRSALQTIVV, from the coding sequence ATGAGCGACATCCTCGAGACGACGGACCGGTATCGCTGGTTTTGCCCGATCACCACGCGCTGGATGGACAACGACGTGTACGGGCACGTGAACAACGTGACGTATTACAGCTACTTCGATTCGGCAGCGAATCTGTTTCTCATTCGCGAGGGTGGTTTGGACATCGCAGAGAGCACCGTGATCGGCGTGGTGGTGGAGTCACGCTGCACGTACCGCGAGGCCGTGGCGTATCCGGATGCCATCCGCGCCGGATTGCGCGTCGACAAACTGGGCAATCGCTCGGTGACCTACGGCATCGGCATTTTCCGCGAGGACGGGGAGCGCGCGTGTGCGCATGGCTACTTCGTGCACGTCTTCGTCGATCGCGTGACACGCCAAGCCGTGCCCATCCCCGAGAAGATTCGCAGCGCGCTGCAAACGATTGTCGTTTGA